In the genome of Streptomyces fagopyri, the window GACTTCAGCGCGGTCGCCTGGGCCGCCGAGAGCGCGTCACTGAGCGTGCCGCTGCCCGCCGTCGCCTTGGCCATCGCGTCCTGAAGCGACAGGTTCACCGTCTTCTGGGTGGGGCCCCAGGAGAAGTTGGTGTCGATGTTCTTGGACGAGTCCGCGAAGACGTCGAAGATCTTCTCGTTGTTGTAGTACGGAACACCCTGCGAGAGCGCGGGAAGCTCCGAACCGGCGGTCGCCGCCGGGTAGAGGCCGCCCAGCTTGTTCTCCAGCGCGAGCGCCTCCGGGTCGGTGTTCAGCCAGGAGTTGAACTTGACCGACTCGTACAGGTGCTTGTTGCCCTTCATGAACGCGACGGTGGAACCGCCCCAGTCACCGGACGCGGCGCTCGAACCCCAGGTCGGCATCGGGACGATGGACCACTTGCCGGCCTGGTCGGGCAGGTTGTCGCGGAACATGCTGTAGCCCCAGGCGGCGCCGACGTAGCTGGCGATCTGGTTCTTCTGGTACGCGGTGTACATCTGGGTCGAACCGTGGGCCAGGTCGGTGCGCACGAGCTTGGCGTCGATCATCTTCTGCCAGTAGTCGGCGACCTGCTTGCTCTGGTCGGACGCGACCGAGACGTGCCACTTGTCGCCGGAGTACTTGTACATCTCGGCGCTGTTCTGCCAGAGCAGCCCGTTGAACGCCTCGGCGTTGTTCGGGTCGAAGAACGTGATGCTGAGTCCGGGGTCGTCCTTGTGCAGCTTCCGCGCGTCCGCCGCGTAGTCGTCCCAGGTCTTGGGGATGTCCAGACCGTGCTTCTTGAAGATGTCGCTGCGCACGTAGAGCGCCATCGGGCCGGTGTCCTGCGGGAAGGCGAAGACGCCGGTTCCGCCGAAGCTGGACTGGGACCAGGTCCACGGCACGAACTTCGACTTGGCCGCGGTGGCCGCCGAACAGGCCGAGGCGTCCACGAAGGCGTTCTGGGTGCGCAGGAAGGGCAGTTCGTCGTAACCGACCTGGGCGAGCTCCGGCGCCTTGCCCGCCTTGAGGGCGTTGCCGATGGTGCCGTACTGGTCGTTGGAGATGTTCTTCATCTGAACCTGGATGTCAGGGTTCTTCTTGTTCCACAGGGCGACGACCTTGTCCATGCCCGGAACGGTGTTCCAGTACTGGAGGGTGACCTTGCCCTTCGCCGGCTCGCAGGAGGACGCGGACGCGTCACTCGACGGAGCGGGCGACGAGCACCCGGCGAGTACGGCGACGCTGGCTGCCGCAGCGACGGCGGCGAGGCTGATACGCGTGACTGTGTTGCTCATATCTTCCGTTCCAGAGAACGACTAGCGACGGCGCTAGGCGGGTCGACGTTGACACCTCAGGCGTGAAGCCTTCTGGTTGGAATGGCGGGACATCACGGTGTCTCGGCTCGGACGCCGGGCGCCGTGGTGGAACTCAGCAACCTTGGAGCACTTCCCGTGAGCGTTCCCGTGAACGTTCACGGGAGCGCTCACGGGAACGTGGTGAAGTGATCGGAAGTGTGCGCTCCGGCGCGTTCGAGTGTCAAGACTTTCGAGTCGTGCACGAGTCCGGCAGGTTACGCGGACCCGGCCAGCCGCAGCTCGGCACGGACGACGAGATCGTCCTCCGCGAGCGGGTCCGCGCCGGTCAGCAGCCGTGCGACCTGCTCGATGGCGAGTGCGCCGAGCTTGCGCGTGTCCAGGGCGACGCTGGCGAGCGGGGGCTCGACGAGCGCGCCCAACTGCAGGCCGTCGAAGCCGATCACGGCCAGATCCTGCGGGACGCTCCTGCCGAGCCGACGCGCCTCGCGCAGGACGCCGATCGCGATGATGTCGTTGAAGGTGAAGACCGCGGTGACGTCGGGATGGGCGTAGAGCAGGGCCCTGAGCGCCGCTCCGCCGCCGTCGGCCGACTGGTCCGCGCCGACCACCACGTCGGCGTCGATCCCGTGCGACACCGCGGCGGTCGTGAACCATTCGCGCCGGATGCTGGGGTCGACGCGACCGTGGTGGTCGAGCATGCCGATCCGCGTGTGCCCCGCGGCCACCAGGTGCGCGACCGCCGCGTGGACGCCCTCCTCACCGTCGATCCGGATCGAGCTGAACCGCGCGGTGTGGTGTTCACGGCCGATGAGCACGACCGGCATGCCACGGGTGAACAGCTGGAGTTCGTCCTCGGGGCAGCTGAAGTATCCGACGACCGCGTCCACCTGCGAGCTGATCACCTGGAGGGTGCCGCGTTCCTCTTCGGCCCGGTCCGCGGTGTCGTACACGACCACGTGCCAGCCGCGCGCCCGGGCCGCCTCCAGCGCGGCCGCCGCGACCTCCGTGAAGAAGGGGTTCAGCAGGTCGGGTATGACCAGCCCGATGGTGGTGGTGTCCTGGCGGACCAGACCGCGGGCGAACCGGGACGGCCGGTATCCGAGCGCGCGGGCGGCGTCGAGGACGCGCTGTTTGGTGGAGCCGTCGATCTCGTCCTTGTCGTTCAGTGCCCTCGACACGGTCTGCCGGGACACCCCGGCGGACCGGGCGACGTCATGGATCGTGACTTTTCGGGGTTCCCCCGACACCGACGACGACACCATCGCCCACCTCCTGCTGCCAGCGGGCGCCGATGCGCCCGCAGGGCCCCGAGTATGCCTGTGCCCGGCACGAAAGCGCGACGTCAGGTCTCCTCGCGGCCGACGACCACGGTATCGCCAGGTCCGGGCGGGTCTCCGCGTTCCGCCCACCGGGATCGCGGGCCCGTACGGCGGCGGCGGTGCGGGAGCCCACCGACGTCCCGGGGAACGGGCCGTCCGGGCGCGGAGGGAATTCCGCCGCTCTCCGACGGCGCGCGTGTCCCGGCGTCCGCCGCCGCTCCCCGCCGGCCCCTTTCCCGGTCAGAGGTGGGGGCCGGGTCGCCGTCGGCGTCGACCGGCCTCCGTGAGGTCGCCGCCGACCGGTCGGGGCCGGTCGGCCGGGTCCGGTCGGCCGGGTGGGACCGGTCGCGAGGCCGGTCGGGTGGTGAAGCCCGGACCGAGTTCCGGCGGCACCCCCTTCCGCACCACCGCGACGGACGACCGGCCGACCGGACCACGGCCGGTGTCCCGTGACGGCGCGGGTGTCTCAGCCGGTGAAGGCTTCGACCAGGGTCCAGACGGCGAGTCCGCCCATGCACAGGGCGCCGACGCGCTGGACGTTCTTCAGGGGAACGCGCTGGGCGATGAAACGGCCCACCAGCAGGGCGAGCGCGGAGACCGACATCAGGGCCAGGGCCGAGCCGATGGCGGTGGGCAGCCAGCCGTTGGTGGCGGCGAGGTTGGCCGTGGTGATCTGGGTGAGGTCGCCCCATTCGCTGATGAAGACGGCCATGAAGGCCGTGGTGTAGACGGGCCAGAAGCCGGTCACGGTCTTCGGGCCGCCGTCCTCGTCCTCGTCGTCTCCCCCGCGCAGCAGGACGAAGGCGCCGAACGCGAACAAGGCGGCGGAGACGAGCTTGACGGCCATGCCGGGAAGCATGCCGAGCAGGCTGCCTGCGCCGACGGCGATGGCCACGTGCACGATGAAGGCGGTGGAGGTGCCGAACCACACGTACAGGGGCCGCATCCGGGTGCCCATGGCCAGTGAGGCGAACATGGTCTTGTCGGGGAGCTCTGCGAGGAAGATCAGCCCGAAGGCGGTGATGAGCGCCAGGGGGTCGAAGGTCATTCCCTTGCTTTCTGCTGGGGCCGGGCCGACGGCTCGTACGGCACCCACGGGGCGACGGGAGGAACCACTCGGCCCGGCACGACGGGGCGACCCGCACGGAAATGCGGGTCCGGTCATGCCTGGCCGAAGGTCTCGTCCGCCCCGCACTGTGTGCGGTGGCCCGGTGGCCGGGGCTCCCTCGGGTGCCCAGTGTGTCGACCAGCGGTTCTCGGGACTACTCCCCTTCGCTGCCCTTCACCCTAACAGGCGATCCTCGCGGCCCGCCCCGCTCGCGGGCCGCCCCGGCCGCGGCCCGTCCTACTCACCCGGGGGCGTGCCCGCGCGGTCGGGGACACCTCTCGGCCCGGGGAGGACCGCGATCGCGGTCAGGGGGTGTCACCCGACCAGTCCCAGCAGGCCCCGCCGCCCGGGCGCGGGTCGTACATCGCCCGGCCGCCGGCACCGAACCGCCCCAGTTCCGTCTCGAGGGCGACGCCGGTGCCGGTCTCGTCCGGTGTCCAGCCGGTGATGTCGAGCAGCAGGCCGTCCAGCGGACCGCCGACCAGCTCGCCGTAGACATGTCCCGGCTGTGGACCCCGCCGGGGATCGTCGTGGTCCGCGCCGTAGACCCGGCCGCGCAGCAACTCCTCGTCCCTGTCCATACGTCCCAGGATTCCAGTCACCACTGACAACGCCGGGTCGCGCGAGGCGCTCGACGGGCCCCGGTCACAGCAGTCGCCGGATGTCGCCGCGGACACGGTAGAAGCCGCCGGCCGCCGGGTGCAGGGCGTCCACGACGTAGCGCGCGCCGGGCTGCCGTATGGTCCGCGGGAACTGGACGTTCCAGGACGTGTCGTAGCCCTCGGACACCACCTGTACGCGCAGCCGGCCGTTCGTCCGTACACACTCGACGACGATCGCCCCGCCCGGGGCTCGCGCCACGGTGGTCACCGCGTCCACGGCCGTGACCGGAGCGCGGGCCGGCAGGGCCGCGGCGAGCTTGACGTCCCGCGCCACCGGCACCGTCCCCCGCTGTGCCGCGGCGACCGCCGCCTCGCTCGCGTCCAGGCAGACCAGCGAGCCGTCCGTGGTCACCAGGTACAGGCGCTCGTCGCGGTACTGCATCGACAGCGCCGAGCCACCGCCGGTGCCGAGCTTCCACAGGCGGGTCCCGTCCCGGTCGAAGCAGTAGACGGACGACGACGCGTCACCGGCGAAGACGAACCGTCCGCCCGGCGAGGTCGCGCACGAGTAGACCGCGTTGTCGCAGGTGTAGGTGGCCTCGATCGTGCCCGTCTCCTTCGACAGCCGCTGGACCACACGGTGCGCGGTTCCCGCGTACACGGCGTCGTGCTCCTGCCAGCCGAACAGGACGCCGCCGCGTGTGGTCGTGTGCCACAACTCGCCGCCGCCGTCCGGTGCGTAGGCGGTGACGCCCCGCTGGTGACCGTGGTACACGGCCCGGTCGTCGGCACGGACCATCCAGGCGTGTTCGCCCTGGCTGCGTCGGGCCCACTGATGCTCGTCCTCGTGATCGATGACGGTGAGCCGGCCGCCGCGGTCCGAGACGTTCAGTACGCCCTCGTGGATGTCCAGCCAGAAGATGTCCACGTCCGCCGCGACGTCGTACGCCGCGAACGGCACCTTCGAGGACAGGTCGTAGACGCTGCCGTCGTCGCAGCCCGCGTAGATCCAGAAGTCGTCGGCCACCAGGCACTTCACGCCGTCCGGCAGGCTGAAGTGGGCGAGGACGCCGCCTTCGTGGTCCAGGGTGTAGACGTCGCCCGCCTGGTTGCCGACCCAGCAGCGGTCGTCGTCGACATGAATGCCGAACGCCGAGGAGCCGGTGCGGAACCGCCACAGCACGGGGGCCACCGCGCGTGCGGTGGACGGCGCCGAGGCGACCTGACGCCGGGTCACCGCGCGCGGGGCGCGCTGCCCGGCGACGGCCGGGGCATAACCCTTGCGGACCTTCTCCCCGACCTTCTTCGCGGCGGCGGACCGCGCCTTCTCCGGCGTGGCGAACGACGTCGTCTGGGTCTGCCCCGCGCCACCGATCCGCCCGTACCGCACGGTCACCACCGGGCCGTCGACGCCCACTTCGTAGAACTTGTGCGCACCGTCGCTGTCCTGTGAAAGCTCCAGATACGTCGTCGGCACCGCGGACCCGGCAGCCATGGCAGACCCCTCCCCAGGACGGACCCACGGCCTGTCCCGCCGGTCCCACTTCCCGAACCGTAGAGGGCACCACTGACATGAGTGCCGGGGAACCGGCGGGGTGGCTCACGGGCGCGCGCACGCCGGGATGTCCGGCATCGCCCGATGGGCGACCCCGCCGTCCCGCGGGACACTCAGTCGAGACAGAACTCGTTGCCCTCGATGTCCTGCATCACGATGCACGACTCGTTGTCCCCATCGGCCAGCAGTACCCGCACACGTGCCGCGCCGAGCTGGACCAGTCGTACGCATTCGGCCTCGAGCGTGGCCAGGCGCTCCTCGCCCACCAGCCCGGTGCCGGCCCTCACGTCGAGATGCACCCGGTTCTTGACGACCTTGCCCTCGGGCACGCGCTGAAAGTACAGGCGCGGGCCCACACCTGAGGGATCACTGCAGGCGAACCACGAGTCTCGGTCCTCGGGAGACTGGGAGCGGTTGAAGTCGTCCCACGTGGCGAATTCCTCCGGCGGCGGTGGTGCGACGTATCCCAGCACCTCGCACCAGAAGCGGGCGAGACGCTCGGGTTCCGCGCAGTCGAAGGTGACTTGGACCTGCCTGATCGTTGACATCGGCGCACCCTACCAAGGCGGCTACGACGCCCATGTCCCGGCGGGGATCGGCGGGTTGCCGGGAGAACGGCCCCCGCCGGCCCCCGGTCAGGCGAAGAGGCGGCTGGGGTGGGAGGCGCGTCGGGCCGTGGCCAGGAGGCCACGGATCCGGGGGCCGGCCTGGTCGATGTCGTCGACAGGCGTGGCGAACGGCAGCCGGACGTCGCGGTGCGTGGTGGGGTACTCCAGGCGCAGGGTCACGCCGTAACGGTCCACGGCCAGGGGAACCGCACGGATCACGCCCCGCACCGGCTGTGGCCGCACGAGCCGCAGGAGCAGCGGGACGAGTTCCTCGTGGCTGTCCACGAGGTGAGTCAGCATGCCCGCCTCGCTCGTGGCCATCGGGTCAGGGCCGACGGCCTGGAGTTCGTCCAACGTGACGAACCGTCGGCCCCCGCCGTCCTCGATGACCGCCTGCCCGAACTCCATGCAGGCACTTCGGGACGACTCGTCGCCGTAGGGAGCCGCGAGCAGCCCGGTGAGGGTGACACGGGCACGCAACCGGTCGCGTACGGCCGTGGGCGCGATGTCGGTGAACTCGAGCCGGACCGGGACGCGCGCGCCGGGCTCGGCGGGACCGCCTTCCGCCGGAGCGTGGAGGTGGAGGCGGCCCAACGCGCCGGCGCCGTCGAGACGGTTCACCTCGGTGTGGCTCCCGTCGCTCACCACGGTCATGGACTGGGCCGCGTACAGGATCGACTGCACACGTTCGGCGGGGGTCGGCCGCGTGACGCGGGCGCTGTGGAAACGCATGCGAGTTCTCCAAGGTGACTGAAGAGGCTGAAGAGGTCCGAGTCAGTTACTTAGGTAAGGCAACCTAATTCACCGCAACGCGAAGGGGGACATCCGCGCACACCCTCGACTCCGGAGCCCCTGCCACCCAGCCTCCAAGGGGCCTATCCACGCATCACCGGAGGATGCGTGCCCCCGGCGACCTCGAACCCGCCCGGCCGGATCTCCTCATGACACTCACCGCAGGTGGTCACCGGATGCAGCACCGCTCCGCAGGTGTGCCGGAAAACGGCCTTGGGTTCGGCATGACCCGTGTGCCGCTCCCCCCATTCCTTGAGCGTGAGGATCACGGGAATCAGGTCCGCGCCCGCTTCCGTCAGGTGGTACTCGTGGCGCACGGGGCGCTCCGAGTACTGGCGCCGCACGATGACTCCGGCCTCCTCCAGCCTGCGCAGCCGGCCGGTCAGCAGGGTCCGCGGCGCGCCGGTGAGTCGGGCCAGGTCGGAGAAGCGGTGGAAACCGTAGAGCAGTTCGCGCAGCACCGGCAGCGAGTAACGGTCGCCGAGCACCTCCAGCGCGTCGCTCATCGAACATTCCCGGGGACTTGGTATCGATTCTGGACTCACGTTGCTACAGTACACCTGACTGAGTCCAGAAAATGTACTGACTAGGAACAGGTGCGCATCATGGGTGTCGTCGAAACCCTTACCGACCGTAACGCCGAGTTCGCGAAGAACGGCTTCACCGAGGGCCTGCGGATGATGCCCGCCCTCAAGACCATCGTCATCGGCTGTGTGGACCCGCGTGTGGACCCCGCGGCCGTCCTCGGCGCGGAGCAGGGGGAGATCGCCGCCATCCGCAACGTGGGCGGCCGGGTCACCCCGCGCACACTGATGGAGCTGGTCATGCTCCGCAAGGTGACCCAGGCCGCCGGGGCGGACCTCGGCCCCGGCTGGGAGCTCGTCGTGCTGCACCACACCCAGTGCGGGATCGGCCTGCTGGCGGACCAGCCGGAGCTGCTCGCCGACTACTTCGGGACCGACGCGGCCGGCCTGCCCGCCCAGGCGGTCGGCGACGCGCGCGCGGCCGTCGCCCACGACGTCGCCGCCCTGCGAGCGGAGTCCCGGCTCGAAGGCGTACGGGTCTCCGGCCTTGTCTACGACGTGGAGACCGGCCGCGTCGAGACCGTCGTCGAGCCGTAGTCCGGGCGGAACGCCGGACCGCGGCCGCCCGCTCGACATCACAGGGGCGGGCAGGCGCCGGCGCCACCGCTCACCCCTCTTTGCACGCCACATGCCGACAGGAGCTGTCATGACCGACACGGACGAACTGGTCCGGCGCAACGGGGACTTCGTCGCGGCGGAGTTCCGCACGCGACCGGGTCTCACCATCAACCCCACGGGCAACATGATGGTCGTCGGCTGCGTCGACCCCCGGGTGGATCCCACGCGGATTCTCGGACTCGGACTGGGCGAAGCGGCGGTGATCCGCAACGTGGGCGGCCGTATCACCCCCGCGACCCTGCGCACCATGAACATGCTCGGCAAGGTCGGCGCGGCGAACCCGGACGGCAAGGTGAGCGGCGACTGGAACCTCGTCCTGCTGCATCACACCGACTGCGGCATGACCGACCTGGCCTCCTTTCCCGAACTCCTCGCCGAGTACTTCGAGATCCCGGAGAGCGAACTCGCCGCCAAGTCGGTGAGCGACCCGTACGGTTCGGTCCGGGTGGACACCGACCTCATCCGGCAGGAGATCCGCAGGCCCGACTTCCTGGTGTCCGGGCTCGTCTACGACGTCTCCACCGGAACCGTCGAGATCGCCGTCCCGCCCACACCGGTCCCGGCCGACCGACTGCCGGACTGATGGACCGCCCGGTTGGCTGCTTGGCCCGACCAGCAATCCGGGAGTCGGCTGGTTCGGTCGGCTGGTCGGTTCGGCCGGTCGGTCGGTTCGGCCGGTTCGGCCGGTTCGGCCGGTTCGGCCGGCTGACGCACTGACTGTCCGGTCAACCGAATTACCTGAGACTGTGTCTGACGCCTGGTCAGCCTTCGCTCCGCGCGCGGTGCGAAAAAACCGTACGCCGCGGAACCCACGATCGGACAGCCATGTGCGATTCCACTCACGCCTCCGTGCCCGATGCCGCGCGCACCGCCCCGCGTCCCGCGCCCGGCACCGCGACCGACCCGATCGCCCTCGCTCCCGTCGACGAGATCAGGATCACGGTCCTGATGGACAACACCTACGACGCGCTGCTGGTCGGTGACAGCCGGACGGGCAGAGCCGGTTTCGGGCCCGCGACCGTTCCCGCCGGACAGTTCGTGTCCGGCCGGACGTCCGTCGGTCTGCTGGCCGAGCACGGCTTCTCCGCCCTGGTGACCGTTCGGCGCGCGGAACGTGACACGACCCTGCTGTTCGACGCGGGTCTCTCACCCGACGGGATGGTGGACAACGCGAGGCGCCTCGGCGTCGATCTGACCGCTCTGCAGGGCGTCGTCCTGAGCCACGGCCACTTCGACCACGCCGGTGGCCTGAGCGGTCTGGCGGCCGAGCTGGGCAGCGGCCGGATGCCGATGGTCGTGCACCCCGCCGTGTGGACCCCGCGCCGTGTCATGACGCCGCAGAACGTCTTCGAGATGCCCACCCTCAGCAAGACGGCCCTCGACGCCGAGGGGTTCGAGGTCATCGAGCGGCGCCACCCCTCCCTGCTCGTCGACGGGAGCGTGCTGATCACCGGTGAGGTCGACCGCACCACCGGTTTCGAGCACGGCATGCCCGTCTCCCACCAGGCGTGGCGGGACGAGCACTGGCGTCACGACCCCCTCGTCATCGACGACCAGGCGCTGGTGGTGCACCTCAGGGGACAGGGACTGGTCGTGCTCACCGGGTGCGGACACGCCGGTGCCGTCAACATCGTGCGCCACGCGCGACGGCTCACCGGCGTCGCCACGGTGCACGCCCTGCTCGGCGGTCTTCACCTGAGCGGGCCCGCCTTCGAACCCGTCATCGGCCCCACGGTCGCCGCGCTCACCGCGCTGGCCCCGAAGCTGCTGGCTCCAGGGCACTGCACCGGCTGGCGCGCGCAGCACACCCTCGCCGCGGCCCTGCCGGCGGCGTGGGTTCCCAGCAGCAGCGGCACCACGCACCATCTCGTCGCCGCCTGACGCCGTCGCACGTCACCCCGACACCGTCACACCGCGCCTCGACGCCCCTTGGCGCAAGCGCGCCTGTGGCCCGGGGAAGCCCTCACTTCCCCTCACCGGCCGGACGATTCCTCCCCGGCGGACGATCCCTCCTCGCGCGCCACCCGCGCCCACTCCTCGGCGGACAACGCGAGGAGCCGGCGTACGGACCCGGCGTCGGGCAGCGAGCCGTGGTCGCCCGTCACCCCGAGGGCGGAGACGGCCGTGATGTGGCCGAGGCGCAGGGCGCGCGCCAGGGTCTCCCCGCGGAGCAGACCGGCCAGGAATCCCGCGGCGAAGGCGTCACCCGCGCCGACGGGTTCGACCACCCGCGTGCGCAGCGCCGGCACCACGACGACGTCTCCTTCCAGGACCGCGGCGGTGGCGGATTCGGCGCCGTCCTTGACGACGACGATCCGCGGACGCGGCAGCAACTCCCGTACGCCGTCGGCCGTGAGGTCGGCGCCCCACAGGTTCTGGGCCTCGTCCAGACCGACGAAGACGACGTCCGCACGGTCGGCCAGGTCCCGCAGGACGGTGGCCGCCGTGTCGTCGCGCCACAGGGCGGGGCGGTGGTTGACGTCGAAGCTGACGGCGTACGGCCGTTCGGCGGGCGCGGTGCCCAGCGCGCGGCTCACCAGTTCCCGGCAGGACGGGGACAGCGCCGGGGTGATCCCGCTGACGTGCAGGAGGGACGCTGCGCGTACGGGTGGGGTGTCCAGCAGACCGGGGCCGAGGGCGGAGGCCGCTGACCCGGAACGGTAGTAGTGGACGCGGGTTCCGTCCGGGTGAGGGGACTTGAGGAGCAGACCGGTGGGGCGGTCGGGGTCGGTGCGGACATGCGTGACGTCGACGCCCGCGGCGGCGACGCAGGCCCGGACGCGCCGGCCGGGCGCGTCGTCGCCCAGGGCGGAGAGCCAGGCCACCGGTATGCCGTGGTCGGCCAGGTACATCGCGACGTTGGACTCGGCTCCCGCCACCGTCAGGCGCAGGTGCTCGGCGTCCTCCAGCGGACCGACCGGGTCCGGAGCCAGGGCCGCCATGGTCTCCCCGACGCACACGACGGGGCCGGGGGCGGGACGCCACGGCGCGGTCACGCGGGTCCCCCGGCCGGCAACACCGGCGGGAGCGCGGCGTCGTGGAGGCGGAACGCGGGCGTCGGCGGGCCGGGCACGTCCACACGGACGGAGAAGACCGCGCCGTCCTCGGGACGCGGATCGGTGAGCCCGACCCGGGCGGTGGTGACGTGCAGGACGTCGTGCTCCAGGCACACCCCGGCGGGTTGGCTCGCGGGCAGTCGCAGGACGCGGTCGGGCGTGCCGTCCGCGAGGTGACGGCGCACGGTACCGGTCCCCCACACGGCAACCCACAGGGCTCCCTCGGCGTCGACGGTCATGCCGTCGGGGCTGCCGTCGTCCACCGTGGCGAAGACCTCGGCCGTCCCGAGGACGCCGGTGTCCGGGTCGACCGGGTGGCGCCGGATCACTCCCCTGGCGCTGTCCGCGAGGTACATGACCGTGCCGTCGGCGGTGAAGGCGGGGCCGTTCGCGATGGTGATGCCCTCCAGGACCCGGACCACGGTGCCGTCGTGGTCGACCCGGTAGAGCGAACCGGCGTTCTCGTCGGCGTCGTAGCCCATGCTGCCCGCCCAGAAGCGGCCGGAGGGGTCGGCGACCGCGTCGTTCATGCGCGTGCGGACCGCCGCGCCGTCCTCGGGCCGGGCCAGCCAGGTGGTCGCGCCGCCGGGCGCCAGCAGGCAGACGCCGGTGTCCGCGGCGGCGATCCAGGTGCCGGGGTGCCCGGCCACCGGGGCCACCGCGCCTACGGGGAACGGGAGTCGGGCCAGAGGCTCCAGGGGGCCGGCCGGGTCCTTCGGCGCCCTGAGGAGGCGACCGGCGAGGAGGTCGACGAGGACGACCTCCTCGCCCGTCCAGCGGATGCCCTCGCCGAGTTCCAGGCGGTCGGGGCGGGTGACGAGCGCGGGGGTGTTCATCGTCCGGCCTCCTCCGCCACGACGCGGAAGGCGCGGGCCCGGTCGCGGAGCGCGGCGAGGCTGCCTCCGTCCGCGGCGTCGCCGACCAGGGGCGAGCCGACACCGACGGCCGTGGCCCCGGCGGTGAGACAGGCGTGGGCGGCGGCCTCGTCGATCCCGCCGACGGGGACGAACGGCGCGTCGGGGAAGGGGCCGCGCAGTGCCCTGAGGTAGTCGGCGCCGCCGAAGGGCGCGGCGGGGAAGAGTTTCAGGGCCTCGGCGCCGAGCGCGCGGGCGGCGATGACGTCGGTGGGGGTCAGCACCCCGGCGAGGACCGGCAGGCCCAGGTCCCGGGCCGCGCCGACGCCGTCGCCGAGTCCGGGTGTCACCACGAAGCCGGCTCCCGCACGGTGTGCGGCGCGGGCGTCGTCGGCGGTCAGGACCGTCCCGGCGCCCAGGAGCGCGTCGGGCCCGAGCGCGTGCCGGGCCCGCTCGATGACGGTGAGGGCGTCCGCTCCGCTCAGGGACACCTCTATGAGGCCGACGCCCTCCTCGGCGAGGGCCAGTACCGTGCGCAGCGCGGCGTCCGCGTCGCCTCCGCGGACGATGGCGAGCAGTCGACGGGCGGCCAGGGCGGCTTGCAGATCCACGGCAGGGAACTCTCCTTCTGGACAGCGGTGTTCAGGGGCAGCGGCAGACGGTGCTGAGGGTGAGGCGCCAGCGCACCTCGCCGGAGCCGGGGACGCGGGCGGCGTCGTCGGGTCCTGCCTCGGCGAGGTCGAAGACACGGCCGAGCATCGGTTCGACGCCGATGCTGCGGTAGGGGGCGTGCTGGGGGAAGCCGCCGAGGTTGCGCCACAGGGCGACCGACACCGGCTGCTCCTCGGCGTGCAGGGCCAGGCCGAGGCGGTCGGGGCCGTCGTGGACGCAGGCCCGCCGGGCGTCGACGACGGCCCCGACGGCGGTGCCGTCGTCGGGGCCGAGCCGGTGCAGGGGGACTCCGCACGGGGACGGCCACGCGCCGGTGATCCAGGGTGCGCCGGCCGGCCAGGGGCAGTCGACGAGCGCGGCGGCCTCCGGGAACAACCGGGTGGGCGCCCCTTCCGGCAGGTGGAGGGTGGCGGCGGCCGACAGGTCGAGCAGGGCGTGCGCGGCCCAGACGAAGCGGAATCCCGGCTCGGCGGTGAGGACGTAGTCGGCCTCGGCCCCGTCGGCCGTGGCCCGGATCGTACGGCGGAGGGTGAA includes:
- a CDS encoding TMEM165/GDT1 family protein, giving the protein MTFDPLALITAFGLIFLAELPDKTMFASLAMGTRMRPLYVWFGTSTAFIVHVAIAVGAGSLLGMLPGMAVKLVSAALFAFGAFVLLRGGDDEDEDGGPKTVTGFWPVYTTAFMAVFISEWGDLTQITTANLAATNGWLPTAIGSALALMSVSALALLVGRFIAQRVPLKNVQRVGALCMGGLAVWTLVEAFTG
- a CDS encoding DUF2470 domain-containing protein yields the protein MRFHSARVTRPTPAERVQSILYAAQSMTVVSDGSHTEVNRLDGAGALGRLHLHAPAEGGPAEPGARVPVRLEFTDIAPTAVRDRLRARVTLTGLLAAPYGDESSRSACMEFGQAVIEDGGGRRFVTLDELQAVGPDPMATSEAGMLTHLVDSHEELVPLLLRLVRPQPVRGVIRAVPLAVDRYGVTLRLEYPTTHRDVRLPFATPVDDIDQAGPRIRGLLATARRASHPSRLFA
- a CDS encoding VOC family protein, giving the protein MSTIRQVQVTFDCAEPERLARFWCEVLGYVAPPPPEEFATWDDFNRSQSPEDRDSWFACSDPSGVGPRLYFQRVPEGKVVKNRVHLDVRAGTGLVGEERLATLEAECVRLVQLGAARVRVLLADGDNESCIVMQDIEGNEFCLD
- a CDS encoding LacI family DNA-binding transcriptional regulator → MVSSSVSGEPRKVTIHDVARSAGVSRQTVSRALNDKDEIDGSTKQRVLDAARALGYRPSRFARGLVRQDTTTIGLVIPDLLNPFFTEVAAAALEAARARGWHVVVYDTADRAEEERGTLQVISSQVDAVVGYFSCPEDELQLFTRGMPVVLIGREHHTARFSSIRIDGEEGVHAAVAHLVAAGHTRIGMLDHHGRVDPSIRREWFTTAAVSHGIDADVVVGADQSADGGGAALRALLYAHPDVTAVFTFNDIIAIGVLREARRLGRSVPQDLAVIGFDGLQLGALVEPPLASVALDTRKLGALAIEQVARLLTGADPLAEDDLVVRAELRLAGSA
- a CDS encoding WGR domain-containing protein, coding for MAAGSAVPTTYLELSQDSDGAHKFYEVGVDGPVVTVRYGRIGGAGQTQTTSFATPEKARSAAAKKVGEKVRKGYAPAVAGQRAPRAVTRRQVASAPSTARAVAPVLWRFRTGSSAFGIHVDDDRCWVGNQAGDVYTLDHEGGVLAHFSLPDGVKCLVADDFWIYAGCDDGSVYDLSSKVPFAAYDVAADVDIFWLDIHEGVLNVSDRGGRLTVIDHEDEHQWARRSQGEHAWMVRADDRAVYHGHQRGVTAYAPDGGGELWHTTTRGGVLFGWQEHDAVYAGTAHRVVQRLSKETGTIEATYTCDNAVYSCATSPGGRFVFAGDASSSVYCFDRDGTRLWKLGTGGGSALSMQYRDERLYLVTTDGSLVCLDASEAAVAAAQRGTVPVARDVKLAAALPARAPVTAVDAVTTVARAPGGAIVVECVRTNGRLRVQVVSEGYDTSWNVQFPRTIRQPGARYVVDALHPAAGGFYRVRGDIRRLL
- a CDS encoding winged helix-turn-helix transcriptional regulator, coding for MSDALEVLGDRYSLPVLRELLYGFHRFSDLARLTGAPRTLLTGRLRRLEEAGVIVRRQYSERPVRHEYHLTEAGADLIPVILTLKEWGERHTGHAEPKAVFRHTCGAVLHPVTTCGECHEEIRPGGFEVAGGTHPPVMRG
- a CDS encoding ABC transporter substrate-binding protein, translated to MSNTVTRISLAAVAAAASVAVLAGCSSPAPSSDASASSCEPAKGKVTLQYWNTVPGMDKVVALWNKKNPDIQVQMKNISNDQYGTIGNALKAGKAPELAQVGYDELPFLRTQNAFVDASACSAATAAKSKFVPWTWSQSSFGGTGVFAFPQDTGPMALYVRSDIFKKHGLDIPKTWDDYAADARKLHKDDPGLSITFFDPNNAEAFNGLLWQNSAEMYKYSGDKWHVSVASDQSKQVADYWQKMIDAKLVRTDLAHGSTQMYTAYQKNQIASYVGAAWGYSMFRDNLPDQAGKWSIVPMPTWGSSAASGDWGGSTVAFMKGNKHLYESVKFNSWLNTDPEALALENKLGGLYPAATAGSELPALSQGVPYYNNEKIFDVFADSSKNIDTNFSWGPTQKTVNLSLQDAMAKATAGSGTLSDALSAAQATALKSMKDQAIPATAGK